A single window of Ammospiza caudacuta isolate bAmmCau1 chromosome 12, bAmmCau1.pri, whole genome shotgun sequence DNA harbors:
- the TCTA gene encoding T-cell leukemia translocation-altered gene protein codes for MAAVAAGWLPPWRALAALGRELAAEWAAQDVRAALCQLLLLWLGISLLGVRLAWRAYGGAVAALCYRTGPSGRRSPGTAPGASPSRPRAHSLSPAGPAGRNGAAERHCPPRDGPATEPMKTHRE; via the exons atggcggcggtggcggcgggcTGGCTGCCGCCGTGGCGGGCGCTGGCCGCGCTAGGCCGGGAGCTGGCGGCCGAGTGGGCGGCGCAGGACGTGCGGGCCGcgctgtgccagctgctgctgctctggctgggcaTCAGCCTGCTGGGCGTCCGCCTGGCCTGGCGCGCCTACGGCGGGGCGGTGGCCGCGCTCTGCTACCGCACCGGCCCCTCCGGCCGCCGCTCCCCCGGCACCGCTCCCGGGGCCTCGCCCTCCCGGCCCCGCGCGCACTCCCTGTCCCCCGCCGGCCCGGCGGGACGCAACGGCGCCGCCGAGCGGCACTGCCCGCCCCG GGATGGCCCCGCGACAGAGCCCATGAAGACACACCGGGagtga
- the AMT gene encoding aminomethyltransferase, mitochondrial isoform X2 codes for MLRAGCRAALSRRPPGSAPRREAGGTGAGGSGAGGTGAGEARLKQTPLHALHRDRGGRMVPFAGWSLPLHYGQGHLQSHLHTRRHCSLFDVSHMLQTLVYGRDRIRFMESLVVGDIAELKPGQGTLTLLTNDKGGITDDLIVTNTSEDHLYVVSNAACADKDLAILRISVPAARAVELAEQLLGVPNVWLAGLAARDSLRLEAGLCLYGNDIDETVTPAEAGLMWTLGKRRRVAMDFPGAAVIMAQVKEKPRRRRVGLTSVGPAIRPHMAILGPEGRPVGTVTSGCPSPCLGKNIAMGYVEAAHSRAGTELTVEVRKKQHPAVITKMPFVPTQYYMAK; via the exons atgctgCGGGCGGGCTGCCGCGCCGCGCTGTCCCGCCGCCCCCCGGGCTCGGCGCCGCGGAGAGAGGCCGGGGGTaccggggccgggggcagcggggccgggggtaCCGGGGCCGGCGAGGCGCGGCTGAAGCAGACGCCGCTGCATGCCCTGCACCGGGACCGCGGCGGGCGGATGGTGCCGTTCGCCGGCTGGAGCCTTCCGCTGCACTACGGGCAGGGCCACCTGCAGTCACACCTGCACACCCGCCGCCACTGCTCCCTCTTCGACGTCTCCCATATGCTGCAG ACCCTGGTGTACGGCCGGGACCGCATCAGGTTCATGGAGAGCCTGGTGGTGGGGGACATCGCCGAGCTGAAGCCAGGACAG GGCACCCTGACGCTGCTCACCAACGACAAGGGCGGCATCACGGACGACCTCATCGTCACAAACACGTCAGAAGATCACCTCTACGTGGTGTCCAACGCCGCCTGTGCTGACAAGGACTTGGCCATCTTGAGG ATCTCGGTGCCCGCGGCGCGGGCAGTGGAGCTGGccgagcagctcctgggtgtccccaatgtgtggctagcagggctggcagccagggacagcctgcGCCTGGAGGCCGGGCTCTGCCTCTACGGCAATGACATCGACGAGACTGTCACCCCTGCTGAGGCCGGGCTGATGTGGACTCTGG GGAAGCGCCGGCGTGTGGCCATGGacttccctggtgctgctgtcaTCATGGCACAAGTGAAGGAGAAGCCAAGGCGCAGGCGTGTGGGGCTGACGTCGGTGGGACCCGCCATCCGGCCCCACATGGCCATCCTGGGCCCTGAAGGCAGGCCTGTGG GCACAGTGACCAGTGGatgtccctctccctgcctgggcaagAACATCGCCATGGGCTACGTGGAGGCAGCGCACAGCCGGGCTGGCACCGAGCTCACCGTCGAGGTGCGGAAGAAGCAGCACCCTGCAGTCATCACCAAGATGCCCTTCGTGCCCACCCAGTACTACATGGCGAAGTGA
- the AMT gene encoding aminomethyltransferase, mitochondrial isoform X1, giving the protein MLRAGCRAALSRRPPGSAPRREAGGTGAGGSGAGGTGAGEARLKQTPLHALHRDRGGRMVPFAGWSLPLHYGQGHLQSHLHTRRHCSLFDVSHMLQTLVYGRDRIRFMESLVVGDIAELKPGQGTLTLLTNDKGGITDDLIVTNTSEDHLYVVSNAACADKDLAILRDRAAQLQATGSDVHLEVSDNALLALQGPSMARVLQAGLSDDLAKLSFMNSISTTVFGVPGCRVTRCGYTGEDGVEISVPAARAVELAEQLLGVPNVWLAGLAARDSLRLEAGLCLYGNDIDETVTPAEAGLMWTLGKRRRVAMDFPGAAVIMAQVKEKPRRRRVGLTSVGPAIRPHMAILGPEGRPVGTVTSGCPSPCLGKNIAMGYVEAAHSRAGTELTVEVRKKQHPAVITKMPFVPTQYYMAK; this is encoded by the exons atgctgCGGGCGGGCTGCCGCGCCGCGCTGTCCCGCCGCCCCCCGGGCTCGGCGCCGCGGAGAGAGGCCGGGGGTaccggggccgggggcagcggggccgggggtaCCGGGGCCGGCGAGGCGCGGCTGAAGCAGACGCCGCTGCATGCCCTGCACCGGGACCGCGGCGGGCGGATGGTGCCGTTCGCCGGCTGGAGCCTTCCGCTGCACTACGGGCAGGGCCACCTGCAGTCACACCTGCACACCCGCCGCCACTGCTCCCTCTTCGACGTCTCCCATATGCTGCAG ACCCTGGTGTACGGCCGGGACCGCATCAGGTTCATGGAGAGCCTGGTGGTGGGGGACATCGCCGAGCTGAAGCCAGGACAG GGCACCCTGACGCTGCTCACCAACGACAAGGGCGGCATCACGGACGACCTCATCGTCACAAACACGTCAGAAGATCACCTCTACGTGGTGTCCAACGCCGCCTGTGCTGACAAGGACTTGGCCATCTTGAGG GACAGAGCGGCGCAGCTGCAGGCCACGGGCAGTGATGTGCACCTGGAGGTGTCAGACAATGcgctgctggctctgcaag GTCCCTCCATGGCACGGgttctgcaggcagggctgtcgGATGACCTGGCCAAGCTGTCCTTTATGAATAGCATCTCCACAACCGTGTTCGGCGTGCCGGGCTGCCGGGTCACGCGCTGTGGTTACACTGGCGAGGATGGCGTGGAG ATCTCGGTGCCCGCGGCGCGGGCAGTGGAGCTGGccgagcagctcctgggtgtccccaatgtgtggctagcagggctggcagccagggacagcctgcGCCTGGAGGCCGGGCTCTGCCTCTACGGCAATGACATCGACGAGACTGTCACCCCTGCTGAGGCCGGGCTGATGTGGACTCTGG GGAAGCGCCGGCGTGTGGCCATGGacttccctggtgctgctgtcaTCATGGCACAAGTGAAGGAGAAGCCAAGGCGCAGGCGTGTGGGGCTGACGTCGGTGGGACCCGCCATCCGGCCCCACATGGCCATCCTGGGCCCTGAAGGCAGGCCTGTGG GCACAGTGACCAGTGGatgtccctctccctgcctgggcaagAACATCGCCATGGGCTACGTGGAGGCAGCGCACAGCCGGGCTGGCACCGAGCTCACCGTCGAGGTGCGGAAGAAGCAGCACCCTGCAGTCATCACCAAGATGCCCTTCGTGCCCACCCAGTACTACATGGCGAAGTGA